In a genomic window of Procambarus clarkii isolate CNS0578487 chromosome 10, FALCON_Pclarkii_2.0, whole genome shotgun sequence:
- the LOC123774816 gene encoding transient receptor potential channel pyrexia isoform X2, protein MFRYVSSILPWRGRKTSNFRISISNSGRWKSMHARGMHGVIEENLEEGEELDEVEVKPARGSNGGHATVAGRCSNGSMSMTAIDVCDSAPEDTCKAVHPLFSAIQRREVEEVEHLLVETPQATLEECGGLTPLHAATHVQDVAILKLLLDNSAQVEAVDGHGNTALHVAVSEGWHLGVAELLKAGASPDAKLMPPSTAVATKVGGTNKIQAEGDTPLQAAVRRGDVTTTKMLMQYRPDMSVVDKNGDSLLHLAAHAHSTELLSILLQHKVSSEMLHSRSYNGGGVMHAAIVKACDKVVEDTLLEILQMLFNTGVDVNLRNNQGESPLFLAACFRYSKAVERLLSMGADPLAVTQRGESVVHGACYKGCSSSLTHLLNTGRIDKLVTMPNVEGIEPFLYAIRSSSIDCCEILLNNGDHLTREDSEGVSRCALLLTYLPSAPDLLKRLFDARIHLSDEPQHDPNFRVTFDYSSILCQEKGEIQSSLMNDLNSSEAEALLKHPLIESFLGIKWSKIKLFFYSKIICFFIFLLLHTTYIVSTYKKTSKMSRALISLLVFRILHMFMYFVILWPELITIIGNPQKYLKHWETVTKFISLVSSAYVVFGHELLIKAVPGLETNIMNQTNSTPGTHLSVERQMAAVSVFFGWVELMMLCGRLPILGAHVLMFTRIAKSALKFIASFISLLIGFALSFMVLFYEKEEFGSFGRSLAKTLMMMVGELDYTGMVDSNTAYISYIVLMVFLFLVCVLMANLLIGLAVDDISNLERLGEIERLSKQASYLVTFEKLTGVVQRFRLFPRLATFLSNISKTNHKENVYVNRKRSSRWQCPRYQTPASTVQAAILTARANQTSRETSTEPCVAEYIAHTKKFEAKLEKIENMLKEAIRDTCKL, encoded by the exons ATGTTCAGATACGTCAGCAGCATCTTGCCCTGGCGAGGACG AAAGACATCGAACTTCCGGATCAGCATCAGCAACTCCGGCAGATGGAAGTCTATGCACGCCCGAGGGATGCACGGAGTGATAGAAGAGAACCTGGAGGAAGGGGAGGAGCTAGATGAGGTGGAGGTGAAGCCTGCCAGGGGTTCTAACGGAGGGCACGCCACTGTAGCTGGTAGATGCTCCAATGGGAGCATGAGTATGACAGCAATAGACGTCTGCGACTCGGCACCAGAGGATACTTGCAAGGCGGTCCATCCACTGTTCTCG GCGATTCAGCGTCGTGAGGTGGAGGAGGTGGAGCACCTGCTGGTGGAGACACCGCAGGCGACGCTGGAGGAGTGTGGTGGCCTGACGCCCCTCCATGCTGCCACCCACGTCCAGGATGTGGCTATTCTCAAACTGCTCCTCGATAATAGCGCTCAG GTGGAGGCGGTGGACGGTCATGGGAACACAGCGCTCCACGTTGCTGTCAGTGAGGGCTGGCACCTGGGCGTGGCCGAGCTCCTCAAGGCTGGGGCCTCGCCGGATGCTAAGCTCATGCCCCCATCTACTGCAGTGGCTACCAAGGTAGGGGGTAcaaataaaatacaagctgaaggGGATACACCTCTCCAGGCTGCAGTGAGGCGTGGAGATGTCACCACTACTAAGATGTTGATGCAATATAGACCAGACATGAGCGTGGTGGACAAGAATGGGGACTCTCTTCTGCATCTGGCTGCACATGCTCACAGCACTGAGCTTCTGAGTATTTTATTGCAGCACAAGGTTTCCAGCGAGATGTTGCACTCTCGTAGCTATAATGGTGGCGGCGTCATGCATGCGGCCATTGTGAAGGCATGTGATAAGGTTGTTGAAGATACGCTCCTGGAAATTCTTCAGATGCTGTTTAACACTGGAGTAGACGTCAACTTGAGAAATAATCAGGGAGAATCTCCTCTCTTTTTAGCTGCATGCTTTCGGTATTCCAAGGCCGTGGAAAGATTGTTGTCTATGGGAGCTGATCCGCTGGCGGTGACGCAGAGGGGAGAGTCGGTGGTGCACGGAGCCTGCTACAAGGGTTGCTCCAGCAGCCTTACACACCTACTCAACACAGGCCGCATCGATAAACTCGTCACCATGCCAAACGTCGAGGGAATTGAACCCTTTCTCTATGCCATTCGCAGCAGTTCAATCGACTGCTGTGAAATTTTACTGAACAACGGTGACCACCTCACACGGGAAGACAGTGAAGGTGTTTCTCGCTGTGCGCTGCTCCTCACCTATCTCCCGTCAGCTCCAGATCTTCTCAAACGACTGTTTGATGCTCGCATTCATTTGTCAGACGAGCCCCAACATGACCCCAATTTCCGCGTCACCTTCGACTACTCGAGCATACTGTGTCAGGAGAAGGGTGAGATACAAAGTTCCCTTATGAATGATCTAAACAGTTCAGAAGCAGAAGCTCTCCTTAAACATCCTCTCATAGAGTCTTTTCTTGGTATTAAATGGAGCAAAATTAAGTTATTCTTTTACAGTAAAATAATCTGCTTCTTCATTTTTCTGTTGCTGCACACAACGTACATCGTCTCTACGTACAAGAAGACATCGAAGATGTCCAGGGCTCTTATTAGCCTCTTGGTATTTCGCATTTTACACATGTTTATGTACTTTGTCATCCTGTGGCCTGAGCTTATCACTATTATTGGTAACCCCCAGAAGTACCTCAAGCACTGGGAAACAGTAACCAAATTTATTTCATTAGTATCTTCTGCTTATGTTGTGTTCGGTCATGAACTATTGATAAAAGCAGTCCCCGGATTGGAGACCAATATAATGAACCAGACAAACTCAACACCAGGTACACACTTGTCAGTGGAGAGACAAATGGCGGCGGTATCTGTCTTCTTCGGGtgggtagagctgatgatgttgtgTGGACGGCTCCCCATCCTTGGAGCccatgttcttatgttcacaCGAATTGCTAAGTCTGCCCTTAAATTTATAGCATCATTTATTAGCCTGCTGATTGGGTTCGCGTTAAGTTTTATGGTATTGTTTTACGAGAAGGAAGAATTCGGCAGTTTCGGAAGAAGCCTGGCCAAGACgctgatgatgatggtgggagAGTTGGATTACACGGGGATGGTGGACTCTAACACTGCCTACATCAGCTACATTGTTCTAATGGTGTTCCTCTTCCTCGTATGCGTCCTCATGGCCAACCTTCTCATCGGCCTTGCTGTCGATGACATATCTAACCTGGAGCGACTTGGTGAAattgaaagattgtcaaagcaagCATCGTACCTAGTCACATTTGAGAAGCTCACCGGTGTTGTACAAAGATTTAGATTATTTCCACGACTGGCAACATTTTTAAGTAACATATCCAAGACTAACCACAAAGAGAATGTTTATGTGAACAGGAAGCGATCCAGCAGGTGGCAATGCCCTCGGTATCAAACCCCCGCCAGTACAGTCCAGGCCGCCATCTTGACTGCCAGAGCCAACCAGACCTCTCGTGAGACTAGCACCGAGCCGTGTGTGGCCGAGTATATAGCACACACAAAGAAATTTGAGGCAAAGTTAGAAAAGATAGAAAATATGTTGAAGGAAGCTATTCGTGACACTTGCAAACTGTAA
- the LOC123774816 gene encoding transient receptor potential channel pyrexia isoform X1: protein MFRYVSSILPWRGRRKTSNFRISISNSGRWKSMHARGMHGVIEENLEEGEELDEVEVKPARGSNGGHATVAGRCSNGSMSMTAIDVCDSAPEDTCKAVHPLFSAIQRREVEEVEHLLVETPQATLEECGGLTPLHAATHVQDVAILKLLLDNSAQVEAVDGHGNTALHVAVSEGWHLGVAELLKAGASPDAKLMPPSTAVATKVGGTNKIQAEGDTPLQAAVRRGDVTTTKMLMQYRPDMSVVDKNGDSLLHLAAHAHSTELLSILLQHKVSSEMLHSRSYNGGGVMHAAIVKACDKVVEDTLLEILQMLFNTGVDVNLRNNQGESPLFLAACFRYSKAVERLLSMGADPLAVTQRGESVVHGACYKGCSSSLTHLLNTGRIDKLVTMPNVEGIEPFLYAIRSSSIDCCEILLNNGDHLTREDSEGVSRCALLLTYLPSAPDLLKRLFDARIHLSDEPQHDPNFRVTFDYSSILCQEKGEIQSSLMNDLNSSEAEALLKHPLIESFLGIKWSKIKLFFYSKIICFFIFLLLHTTYIVSTYKKTSKMSRALISLLVFRILHMFMYFVILWPELITIIGNPQKYLKHWETVTKFISLVSSAYVVFGHELLIKAVPGLETNIMNQTNSTPGTHLSVERQMAAVSVFFGWVELMMLCGRLPILGAHVLMFTRIAKSALKFIASFISLLIGFALSFMVLFYEKEEFGSFGRSLAKTLMMMVGELDYTGMVDSNTAYISYIVLMVFLFLVCVLMANLLIGLAVDDISNLERLGEIERLSKQASYLVTFEKLTGVVQRFRLFPRLATFLSNISKTNHKENVYVNRKRSSRWQCPRYQTPASTVQAAILTARANQTSRETSTEPCVAEYIAHTKKFEAKLEKIENMLKEAIRDTCKL, encoded by the exons ATGTTCAGATACGTCAGCAGCATCTTGCCCTGGCGAGGACG CAGAAAGACATCGAACTTCCGGATCAGCATCAGCAACTCCGGCAGATGGAAGTCTATGCACGCCCGAGGGATGCACGGAGTGATAGAAGAGAACCTGGAGGAAGGGGAGGAGCTAGATGAGGTGGAGGTGAAGCCTGCCAGGGGTTCTAACGGAGGGCACGCCACTGTAGCTGGTAGATGCTCCAATGGGAGCATGAGTATGACAGCAATAGACGTCTGCGACTCGGCACCAGAGGATACTTGCAAGGCGGTCCATCCACTGTTCTCG GCGATTCAGCGTCGTGAGGTGGAGGAGGTGGAGCACCTGCTGGTGGAGACACCGCAGGCGACGCTGGAGGAGTGTGGTGGCCTGACGCCCCTCCATGCTGCCACCCACGTCCAGGATGTGGCTATTCTCAAACTGCTCCTCGATAATAGCGCTCAG GTGGAGGCGGTGGACGGTCATGGGAACACAGCGCTCCACGTTGCTGTCAGTGAGGGCTGGCACCTGGGCGTGGCCGAGCTCCTCAAGGCTGGGGCCTCGCCGGATGCTAAGCTCATGCCCCCATCTACTGCAGTGGCTACCAAGGTAGGGGGTAcaaataaaatacaagctgaaggGGATACACCTCTCCAGGCTGCAGTGAGGCGTGGAGATGTCACCACTACTAAGATGTTGATGCAATATAGACCAGACATGAGCGTGGTGGACAAGAATGGGGACTCTCTTCTGCATCTGGCTGCACATGCTCACAGCACTGAGCTTCTGAGTATTTTATTGCAGCACAAGGTTTCCAGCGAGATGTTGCACTCTCGTAGCTATAATGGTGGCGGCGTCATGCATGCGGCCATTGTGAAGGCATGTGATAAGGTTGTTGAAGATACGCTCCTGGAAATTCTTCAGATGCTGTTTAACACTGGAGTAGACGTCAACTTGAGAAATAATCAGGGAGAATCTCCTCTCTTTTTAGCTGCATGCTTTCGGTATTCCAAGGCCGTGGAAAGATTGTTGTCTATGGGAGCTGATCCGCTGGCGGTGACGCAGAGGGGAGAGTCGGTGGTGCACGGAGCCTGCTACAAGGGTTGCTCCAGCAGCCTTACACACCTACTCAACACAGGCCGCATCGATAAACTCGTCACCATGCCAAACGTCGAGGGAATTGAACCCTTTCTCTATGCCATTCGCAGCAGTTCAATCGACTGCTGTGAAATTTTACTGAACAACGGTGACCACCTCACACGGGAAGACAGTGAAGGTGTTTCTCGCTGTGCGCTGCTCCTCACCTATCTCCCGTCAGCTCCAGATCTTCTCAAACGACTGTTTGATGCTCGCATTCATTTGTCAGACGAGCCCCAACATGACCCCAATTTCCGCGTCACCTTCGACTACTCGAGCATACTGTGTCAGGAGAAGGGTGAGATACAAAGTTCCCTTATGAATGATCTAAACAGTTCAGAAGCAGAAGCTCTCCTTAAACATCCTCTCATAGAGTCTTTTCTTGGTATTAAATGGAGCAAAATTAAGTTATTCTTTTACAGTAAAATAATCTGCTTCTTCATTTTTCTGTTGCTGCACACAACGTACATCGTCTCTACGTACAAGAAGACATCGAAGATGTCCAGGGCTCTTATTAGCCTCTTGGTATTTCGCATTTTACACATGTTTATGTACTTTGTCATCCTGTGGCCTGAGCTTATCACTATTATTGGTAACCCCCAGAAGTACCTCAAGCACTGGGAAACAGTAACCAAATTTATTTCATTAGTATCTTCTGCTTATGTTGTGTTCGGTCATGAACTATTGATAAAAGCAGTCCCCGGATTGGAGACCAATATAATGAACCAGACAAACTCAACACCAGGTACACACTTGTCAGTGGAGAGACAAATGGCGGCGGTATCTGTCTTCTTCGGGtgggtagagctgatgatgttgtgTGGACGGCTCCCCATCCTTGGAGCccatgttcttatgttcacaCGAATTGCTAAGTCTGCCCTTAAATTTATAGCATCATTTATTAGCCTGCTGATTGGGTTCGCGTTAAGTTTTATGGTATTGTTTTACGAGAAGGAAGAATTCGGCAGTTTCGGAAGAAGCCTGGCCAAGACgctgatgatgatggtgggagAGTTGGATTACACGGGGATGGTGGACTCTAACACTGCCTACATCAGCTACATTGTTCTAATGGTGTTCCTCTTCCTCGTATGCGTCCTCATGGCCAACCTTCTCATCGGCCTTGCTGTCGATGACATATCTAACCTGGAGCGACTTGGTGAAattgaaagattgtcaaagcaagCATCGTACCTAGTCACATTTGAGAAGCTCACCGGTGTTGTACAAAGATTTAGATTATTTCCACGACTGGCAACATTTTTAAGTAACATATCCAAGACTAACCACAAAGAGAATGTTTATGTGAACAGGAAGCGATCCAGCAGGTGGCAATGCCCTCGGTATCAAACCCCCGCCAGTACAGTCCAGGCCGCCATCTTGACTGCCAGAGCCAACCAGACCTCTCGTGAGACTAGCACCGAGCCGTGTGTGGCCGAGTATATAGCACACACAAAGAAATTTGAGGCAAAGTTAGAAAAGATAGAAAATATGTTGAAGGAAGCTATTCGTGACACTTGCAAACTGTAA
- the LOC123774816 gene encoding transient receptor potential channel pyrexia isoform X3 — protein MVEAVDGHGNTALHVAVSEGWHLGVAELLKAGASPDAKLMPPSTAVATKVGGTNKIQAEGDTPLQAAVRRGDVTTTKMLMQYRPDMSVVDKNGDSLLHLAAHAHSTELLSILLQHKVSSEMLHSRSYNGGGVMHAAIVKACDKVVEDTLLEILQMLFNTGVDVNLRNNQGESPLFLAACFRYSKAVERLLSMGADPLAVTQRGESVVHGACYKGCSSSLTHLLNTGRIDKLVTMPNVEGIEPFLYAIRSSSIDCCEILLNNGDHLTREDSEGVSRCALLLTYLPSAPDLLKRLFDARIHLSDEPQHDPNFRVTFDYSSILCQEKGEIQSSLMNDLNSSEAEALLKHPLIESFLGIKWSKIKLFFYSKIICFFIFLLLHTTYIVSTYKKTSKMSRALISLLVFRILHMFMYFVILWPELITIIGNPQKYLKHWETVTKFISLVSSAYVVFGHELLIKAVPGLETNIMNQTNSTPGTHLSVERQMAAVSVFFGWVELMMLCGRLPILGAHVLMFTRIAKSALKFIASFISLLIGFALSFMVLFYEKEEFGSFGRSLAKTLMMMVGELDYTGMVDSNTAYISYIVLMVFLFLVCVLMANLLIGLAVDDISNLERLGEIERLSKQASYLVTFEKLTGVVQRFRLFPRLATFLSNISKTNHKENVYVNRKRSSRWQCPRYQTPASTVQAAILTARANQTSRETSTEPCVAEYIAHTKKFEAKLEKIENMLKEAIRDTCKL, from the exons ATG GTGGAGGCGGTGGACGGTCATGGGAACACAGCGCTCCACGTTGCTGTCAGTGAGGGCTGGCACCTGGGCGTGGCCGAGCTCCTCAAGGCTGGGGCCTCGCCGGATGCTAAGCTCATGCCCCCATCTACTGCAGTGGCTACCAAGGTAGGGGGTAcaaataaaatacaagctgaaggGGATACACCTCTCCAGGCTGCAGTGAGGCGTGGAGATGTCACCACTACTAAGATGTTGATGCAATATAGACCAGACATGAGCGTGGTGGACAAGAATGGGGACTCTCTTCTGCATCTGGCTGCACATGCTCACAGCACTGAGCTTCTGAGTATTTTATTGCAGCACAAGGTTTCCAGCGAGATGTTGCACTCTCGTAGCTATAATGGTGGCGGCGTCATGCATGCGGCCATTGTGAAGGCATGTGATAAGGTTGTTGAAGATACGCTCCTGGAAATTCTTCAGATGCTGTTTAACACTGGAGTAGACGTCAACTTGAGAAATAATCAGGGAGAATCTCCTCTCTTTTTAGCTGCATGCTTTCGGTATTCCAAGGCCGTGGAAAGATTGTTGTCTATGGGAGCTGATCCGCTGGCGGTGACGCAGAGGGGAGAGTCGGTGGTGCACGGAGCCTGCTACAAGGGTTGCTCCAGCAGCCTTACACACCTACTCAACACAGGCCGCATCGATAAACTCGTCACCATGCCAAACGTCGAGGGAATTGAACCCTTTCTCTATGCCATTCGCAGCAGTTCAATCGACTGCTGTGAAATTTTACTGAACAACGGTGACCACCTCACACGGGAAGACAGTGAAGGTGTTTCTCGCTGTGCGCTGCTCCTCACCTATCTCCCGTCAGCTCCAGATCTTCTCAAACGACTGTTTGATGCTCGCATTCATTTGTCAGACGAGCCCCAACATGACCCCAATTTCCGCGTCACCTTCGACTACTCGAGCATACTGTGTCAGGAGAAGGGTGAGATACAAAGTTCCCTTATGAATGATCTAAACAGTTCAGAAGCAGAAGCTCTCCTTAAACATCCTCTCATAGAGTCTTTTCTTGGTATTAAATGGAGCAAAATTAAGTTATTCTTTTACAGTAAAATAATCTGCTTCTTCATTTTTCTGTTGCTGCACACAACGTACATCGTCTCTACGTACAAGAAGACATCGAAGATGTCCAGGGCTCTTATTAGCCTCTTGGTATTTCGCATTTTACACATGTTTATGTACTTTGTCATCCTGTGGCCTGAGCTTATCACTATTATTGGTAACCCCCAGAAGTACCTCAAGCACTGGGAAACAGTAACCAAATTTATTTCATTAGTATCTTCTGCTTATGTTGTGTTCGGTCATGAACTATTGATAAAAGCAGTCCCCGGATTGGAGACCAATATAATGAACCAGACAAACTCAACACCAGGTACACACTTGTCAGTGGAGAGACAAATGGCGGCGGTATCTGTCTTCTTCGGGtgggtagagctgatgatgttgtgTGGACGGCTCCCCATCCTTGGAGCccatgttcttatgttcacaCGAATTGCTAAGTCTGCCCTTAAATTTATAGCATCATTTATTAGCCTGCTGATTGGGTTCGCGTTAAGTTTTATGGTATTGTTTTACGAGAAGGAAGAATTCGGCAGTTTCGGAAGAAGCCTGGCCAAGACgctgatgatgatggtgggagAGTTGGATTACACGGGGATGGTGGACTCTAACACTGCCTACATCAGCTACATTGTTCTAATGGTGTTCCTCTTCCTCGTATGCGTCCTCATGGCCAACCTTCTCATCGGCCTTGCTGTCGATGACATATCTAACCTGGAGCGACTTGGTGAAattgaaagattgtcaaagcaagCATCGTACCTAGTCACATTTGAGAAGCTCACCGGTGTTGTACAAAGATTTAGATTATTTCCACGACTGGCAACATTTTTAAGTAACATATCCAAGACTAACCACAAAGAGAATGTTTATGTGAACAGGAAGCGATCCAGCAGGTGGCAATGCCCTCGGTATCAAACCCCCGCCAGTACAGTCCAGGCCGCCATCTTGACTGCCAGAGCCAACCAGACCTCTCGTGAGACTAGCACCGAGCCGTGTGTGGCCGAGTATATAGCACACACAAAGAAATTTGAGGCAAAGTTAGAAAAGATAGAAAATATGTTGAAGGAAGCTATTCGTGACACTTGCAAACTGTAA